Proteins from a single region of Streptomyces spinoverrucosus:
- a CDS encoding thymidine kinase, translating into MSELVFFSGTMDCGKSTLALQIEHNRSARGLQGMIFTRDDRAGEGKLSSRLGLVTDAVEVTDGMDLYGYLVDHLSQGGRADYVIADEAQFLAPEQIDQLARVVDDLGLDVYAFGITTDFRTKLFPGSQRLVELADRVEVLQVEALCWCGARATHNARTVGGQMVVEGAQVVVGDVNRADAVGYEVLCRRHHQRRMTAASANAAALSPDVLPVSSA; encoded by the coding sequence ATGTCCGAGCTGGTGTTCTTCTCCGGAACGATGGACTGCGGGAAGTCGACGCTGGCCCTCCAGATCGAGCACAACCGCTCCGCGCGCGGGCTGCAGGGCATGATCTTCACCCGCGACGACCGGGCCGGCGAAGGCAAGCTGTCCTCCCGGCTCGGCCTGGTGACGGACGCGGTCGAGGTCACCGACGGCATGGACCTGTACGGGTACCTGGTCGACCACCTCTCGCAGGGCGGGCGCGCGGACTACGTGATCGCGGACGAGGCGCAGTTCCTGGCGCCGGAGCAGATCGACCAACTCGCGCGCGTCGTCGACGACCTGGGCCTGGACGTCTACGCCTTCGGCATCACGACCGACTTCCGCACCAAGCTCTTCCCCGGCTCCCAGCGGCTGGTGGAGTTGGCGGACCGGGTCGAGGTGCTCCAGGTGGAGGCCCTGTGCTGGTGCGGCGCCCGGGCCACGCACAACGCCCGCACGGTCGGCGGCCAGATGGTCGTCGAGGGCGCCCAGGTGGTTGTCGGCGACGTCAACCGGGCGGACGCCGTCGGCTACGAGGTGCTGTGCCGCCGGCATCACCAGCGCCGGATGACGGCCGCTTCGGCGAACGCGGCGGCGCTGTCGCCCGACGTGCTGCCGGTGTCGTCGGCATGA
- a CDS encoding GntR family transcriptional regulator, with protein sequence MRIPAHSVCTAIRDDIVAGVYERGGRLTEELLARRYGVSRVPVREALRTLEAEGFVVTRRHAGACVAEPTEQEAADLLEMRMLLEPLGASRAAQRRTEAHLKVLRGLVRLGQERARRGNSEDLRSLGGWFHETLAQASGSPALIAMLTQLRHKIAWMYAVEAPVSPMESWTEHGAIVDAVARGDSERARAITALHTERATGAHRLRFSGNGDRADRVRTSQHPVNMSGLRH encoded by the coding sequence ATGCGTATTCCGGCGCACTCGGTGTGCACGGCGATCCGGGACGACATCGTCGCGGGTGTCTACGAGCGTGGCGGCCGGCTCACCGAGGAACTCCTCGCGCGCCGCTACGGCGTCTCGCGCGTCCCCGTCCGGGAGGCCCTGCGCACGCTGGAGGCCGAGGGCTTCGTGGTGACCCGGCGGCACGCGGGCGCGTGCGTGGCGGAACCGACCGAGCAGGAGGCCGCCGACCTGCTGGAGATGCGCATGCTGCTGGAACCGCTCGGCGCCTCCCGGGCCGCCCAGCGGCGCACCGAGGCCCATCTGAAGGTGCTGCGCGGCCTGGTCCGGCTGGGCCAGGAGCGGGCCAGGCGGGGCAACAGCGAGGACCTGCGCTCCTTGGGCGGCTGGTTCCACGAGACGCTCGCCCAGGCCTCCGGCAGCCCCGCGCTGATCGCCATGCTGACCCAGCTGCGGCACAAGATCGCCTGGATGTACGCGGTGGAGGCGCCGGTCAGCCCCATGGAGTCGTGGACGGAGCACGGCGCGATCGTGGACGCGGTGGCGCGCGGCGACAGTGAGCGCGCCCGGGCGATCACGGCGCTGCACACCGAGCGTGCGACCGGCGCGCACCGGCTCCGTTTTTCCGGCAACGGGGACCGCGCGGACCGTGTGAGGACTTCGCAACATCCCGTAAACATGTCGGGCCTGCGGCATTAA
- a CDS encoding HPr family phosphocarrier protein, translated as MAERRVNVGWAEGLHARPASIFVRAATAAGVPVTIAKAGGNPVNAASMLAVLGLGAQGGEEIVLTSDADGADTALDRLAKLVSEGLEELPETV; from the coding sequence ATGGCTGAGCGCCGCGTCAACGTCGGCTGGGCCGAGGGCCTCCACGCCCGCCCCGCCTCCATCTTCGTCCGAGCCGCCACGGCCGCAGGCGTCCCGGTGACGATCGCCAAGGCGGGCGGCAACCCCGTCAACGCGGCCTCCATGCTGGCCGTCCTGGGTCTGGGCGCCCAGGGTGGCGAGGAGATCGTCCTGACCTCCGACGCCGACGGCGCCGACACCGCGCTCGACCGGCTGGCCAAGCTGGTCTCCGAGGGCCTCGAGGAGCTCCCCGAGACCGTCTGA
- a CDS encoding M16 family metallopeptidase, which translates to MTELATMDFHPQPQAGEARPWAFPAPTRGTLDNGLTVLRCHRPGQQVVAVEVLLGAPLDAEPAGLDGVATIMARAFSEGTDKHSAEEFAAELERCGATLDSHADHPGVRLSLEVPASRLSKALGLLADALRAPAFADSEVERLVRNRLDEIPHELANPARRAAKELSKELFPATSRMSRPRQGTEETVQKIDSAAVRAFYERHVRPATATAVVVGDLTGVDLDALLGDTLGAWAGSQAQPRPVPPVTADDTGRVVIVDRPGAVQTQLLIGRVGPDRHDRVWPAQVLGTYCLGGTLTSRLDRVLREEKGYTYGVRSFGQVLRSTSDGTGASLLAISGSVDTPNTGPALEDLWTVLRRLAAEGLTDAERDVAVQNLVGVAPLKYETAAAVAGTLADQVEQHLPDDYQATLYQQLAATGTVEATAAVVNAFPVDRLVTVLVGDAAQIKAPVEALGIGEVTVVTAE; encoded by the coding sequence GTGACCGAGCTCGCCACGATGGACTTCCACCCCCAGCCGCAGGCGGGCGAGGCCCGCCCCTGGGCCTTCCCGGCCCCCACGCGCGGGACGCTCGACAACGGCCTGACGGTCCTGCGCTGCCACCGCCCCGGCCAGCAGGTCGTCGCCGTCGAGGTGCTCCTCGGCGCGCCCCTGGACGCCGAGCCGGCCGGCCTCGACGGCGTCGCCACGATCATGGCCCGGGCCTTCTCCGAGGGCACCGACAAGCACTCCGCCGAGGAGTTCGCCGCCGAGCTGGAGCGCTGCGGCGCCACCCTCGACTCGCACGCCGACCACCCTGGCGTCCGGCTGAGCCTGGAGGTCCCGGCCTCCCGCCTGTCCAAGGCCCTGGGGTTGCTCGCCGACGCCCTCAGGGCGCCCGCGTTCGCCGACAGCGAGGTCGAGCGGCTGGTCCGCAACCGCCTGGACGAGATCCCGCACGAGCTGGCCAACCCCGCCCGGCGGGCCGCCAAGGAGCTCTCCAAGGAGCTGTTCCCGGCGACCTCGCGCATGTCGCGTCCGCGCCAGGGCACGGAGGAGACGGTCCAGAAGATCGACTCCGCCGCCGTGCGCGCCTTCTACGAGCGGCACGTCCGCCCCGCCACCGCCACCGCCGTGGTCGTCGGCGACCTCACCGGCGTGGACCTCGACGCGCTGCTCGGCGACACCCTGGGCGCCTGGGCGGGCTCCCAGGCGCAGCCGCGGCCCGTGCCGCCGGTGACCGCCGACGACACCGGCCGCGTGGTCATCGTGGACCGCCCCGGCGCCGTCCAGACCCAGCTGCTGATCGGCCGCGTCGGCCCCGACCGGCACGACCGCGTGTGGCCGGCCCAGGTGCTCGGCACGTACTGCCTGGGCGGCACCCTCACCTCCCGTCTGGACCGCGTCCTGCGCGAGGAGAAGGGCTACACCTACGGGGTGCGCTCGTTCGGCCAGGTGCTGCGCTCCACCTCCGACGGCACCGGCGCCTCGCTGCTCGCCATCAGCGGTTCCGTCGACACGCCGAACACCGGCCCCGCGCTGGAGGACCTGTGGACGGTGCTGCGCAGGCTCGCCGCCGAGGGCCTCACGGACGCCGAGCGGGACGTCGCCGTGCAGAACCTCGTCGGTGTGGCGCCGCTGAAGTACGAGACCGCGGCGGCCGTGGCGGGCACCCTGGCCGACCAGGTCGAGCAGCACCTGCCCGACGACTACCAGGCGACGCTGTATCAGCAGCTCGCCGCGACCGGGACGGTGGAGGCCACCGCGGCCGTCGTCAACGCCTTCCCGGTGGACCGTCTGGTGACGGTGCTCGTCGGTGACGCGGCGCAGATCAAGGCGCCCGTCGAGGCGCTCGGCATCGGCGAGGTCACCGTCGTGACGGCCGAGTAG
- a CDS encoding bifunctional acetate--CoA ligase family protein/GNAT family N-acetyltransferase gives MQSPSDRHEYPAHWEADVVLRDGGTARVRPITVDDAERLVSFYEQVSDESKYYRFFAPYPRLSAKDVHRFTHHDFVDRVGLAATIGGEFIATVRYDRIGADGLPASAPADEAEVAFLVQDAHQGRGVASALLEHIAAVARERGIRRFAAEVLPANTKMIKVFTDAGYTQKRSFEDGVVRLEFDLEPTDRSLAVQHAREQRAEARSVRRLLAPGSIAVVGAGRTPGGVGRSVLGNIRGAGFTGRLHAVNRALPEGQQDLDGVPAYRSVRDIETPVDLAVVAVPAEHVPEVVAKCGEHGVQGLVVLSAGYAESGPEGRERQRELVRHARAYGMRIIGPNAFGIINTSPEVRLNASLAPEMPRPGRIGLFAQSGAIGIALLSRLHRRGGGVTGVTGVSTFVSSGNRADVSGNDVLQYWYDDPDTDVVLMYLESIGNPRKFTRLARRTAAAKPLVVVQGARHGGAAPQGHAVRATRLPHATVSELLRQAGVIRVDTITELVDAGLLLARQPLPTGPRVAILGNSESLGLLTYDACLAEGLRPQAPLDLTTGASPEDFREALARALADDTCDAVVVTAIPMVGEGSAGDAALAEALRSAAAVVPSKPVLVVHVELGGLADALSAAASTAPQAGPRVRPAPESEARTAPAPPPAGSHLIPAYPAAERAVRALAEAVKYAQWRREAADPGKVPEYDDIDEKGAAELIGGLLARGQGLTLGTEETCELLGRYGVHVHRALHAPTPDDAAEAARTLGYPVALKATAPHLRHRADLGGVRLDLADEEQLRRAYTELTELFGKPEELRPVVQRMAPRGVDTVVRSVIDPAAGAVLSFGLAGAASQLLGDTAHRLIPVTDREATSLIRSIRTAPLLFGWRGSTPVDTPALQQLLLRVSRLVDDHPEVVAVTLEPVVVAPHGLSVLGASVRLAPPPVRDDLGPRTLPTY, from the coding sequence ATGCAGAGCCCGTCGGACCGGCACGAGTACCCCGCCCACTGGGAGGCCGACGTGGTGCTGCGCGACGGCGGCACCGCACGCGTCCGGCCCATCACCGTTGATGACGCCGAGCGCCTGGTCAGCTTCTATGAGCAGGTCTCGGACGAGTCGAAGTACTACCGCTTCTTCGCGCCCTACCCGCGCCTGTCCGCGAAGGACGTCCACCGCTTCACGCACCACGACTTTGTGGACCGGGTGGGACTCGCGGCCACGATCGGCGGCGAGTTCATCGCCACCGTACGCTATGACCGCATCGGCGCCGACGGGCTGCCCGCTTCCGCGCCCGCCGACGAGGCCGAGGTCGCCTTCCTGGTGCAGGACGCCCACCAGGGGCGTGGTGTCGCCTCCGCCCTGCTGGAGCACATCGCCGCCGTCGCCCGCGAGCGCGGCATCCGCCGCTTCGCCGCCGAGGTGCTGCCCGCCAACACCAAGATGATCAAGGTGTTCACGGACGCCGGATACACCCAGAAGCGCAGCTTCGAGGACGGCGTCGTACGTCTGGAGTTCGACCTCGAGCCCACCGACCGCTCACTGGCGGTGCAGCACGCGCGTGAGCAGCGCGCCGAGGCGCGCTCGGTACGACGGCTGCTGGCGCCCGGTTCGATCGCCGTCGTCGGCGCGGGGCGCACGCCCGGGGGTGTGGGCCGGAGCGTGCTCGGCAACATCCGGGGGGCCGGCTTCACCGGCCGTCTCCACGCCGTGAACAGGGCGCTGCCCGAGGGACAGCAGGACCTGGACGGCGTGCCGGCGTACCGGTCGGTGCGGGACATCGAGACGCCCGTCGACCTCGCGGTCGTGGCGGTGCCCGCGGAGCACGTGCCCGAGGTGGTCGCCAAGTGCGGGGAGCACGGGGTGCAGGGGCTCGTCGTGCTCTCCGCCGGGTACGCCGAGAGCGGGCCCGAGGGGCGCGAGCGCCAACGTGAACTCGTGCGGCACGCGCGCGCGTACGGCATGCGGATCATCGGGCCGAACGCCTTCGGGATCATCAACACCTCCCCGGAGGTCCGGCTCAACGCCTCGCTCGCCCCGGAGATGCCGCGCCCCGGGCGCATCGGGCTGTTCGCGCAGTCCGGGGCCATCGGCATCGCGCTGCTGTCCCGGCTGCACCGGCGCGGTGGCGGGGTCACCGGCGTCACGGGCGTGTCGACATTCGTCTCGTCCGGCAACCGCGCGGACGTCTCCGGCAACGACGTACTCCAGTACTGGTACGACGATCCCGACACCGACGTCGTCCTCATGTACCTGGAGTCCATCGGCAACCCGCGCAAGTTCACCCGTCTCGCCCGGCGGACGGCGGCGGCGAAGCCGCTGGTCGTGGTGCAGGGCGCACGCCACGGGGGCGCGGCACCGCAGGGGCACGCCGTACGGGCGACGCGGCTGCCGCACGCCACGGTGTCCGAGCTGCTGCGCCAGGCCGGGGTGATCCGGGTGGACACGATCACCGAACTGGTGGACGCCGGGCTGCTGCTCGCGCGCCAGCCACTGCCGACGGGGCCGCGCGTGGCGATCCTCGGGAACTCCGAGTCGCTGGGACTGCTGACGTACGACGCCTGTCTGGCCGAGGGGCTGCGGCCGCAGGCTCCGCTGGACCTCACGACGGGGGCGTCACCGGAGGACTTCCGGGAGGCGCTGGCGCGGGCGCTGGCCGACGACACGTGTGACGCCGTCGTGGTGACCGCGATACCGATGGTGGGGGAGGGGTCGGCCGGGGACGCGGCGCTGGCGGAGGCCCTGAGGTCGGCCGCGGCGGTGGTCCCCTCCAAGCCGGTGCTGGTGGTGCATGTGGAGCTGGGCGGGCTCGCGGACGCGCTGTCGGCGGCTGCGAGCACCGCACCCCAGGCCGGCCCGAGAGTGAGACCGGCCCCTGAATCGGAAGCGCGCACCGCCCCCGCACCGCCCCCCGCCGGCTCCCACCTCATCCCCGCCTACCCCGCCGCCGAACGCGCCGTTCGCGCCCTCGCCGAGGCCGTCAAGTACGCGCAGTGGCGACGGGAGGCAGCCGACCCCGGAAAGGTGCCCGAGTACGACGACATCGACGAGAAGGGAGCCGCGGAGCTGATCGGCGGGCTGCTCGCGCGCGGGCAGGGGCTCACGCTCGGCACGGAGGAGACCTGCGAGCTGCTGGGCCGGTACGGCGTCCACGTGCACCGCGCCCTGCACGCCCCGACACCGGACGACGCCGCGGAAGCCGCCCGCACCCTCGGCTACCCGGTCGCCCTCAAGGCCACCGCCCCCCACCTGCGCCACCGCGCCGACCTCGGCGGCGTACGGCTCGATCTCGCTGACGAGGAGCAACTGCGGCGGGCCTACACCGAGTTGACGGAGCTGTTCGGCAAGCCCGAGGAGCTGCGGCCGGTCGTCCAGCGGATGGCGCCGCGCGGGGTGGACACCGTCGTACGGTCCGTGATCGACCCGGCCGCCGGAGCGGTGCTCTCCTTCGGGCTCGCCGGAGCCGCCTCCCAGCTGCTCGGCGACACCGCGCACCGGCTGATCCCGGTCACCGACCGCGAGGCCACCTCGCTGATCCGGTCGATCCGGACCGCGCCGCTCCTGTTCGGCTGGCGCGGCTCCACCCCCGTCGACACCCCCGCCCTTCAGCAGCTGCTCCTGAGGGTGTCCCGCCTGGTCGACGACCACCCGGAGGTGGTCGCGGTCACCCTCGAGCCGGTCGTCGTCGCCCCGCACGGCCTGAGCGTCCTCGGCGCGTCGGTCCGCCTGGCCCCGCCCCCCGTCCGCGACGACCTGGGCCCACGGACCCTGCCGACGTACTGA
- a CDS encoding M23 family metallopeptidase, translating into MAFTRATGKHRRPSRMKRTAAHATGVAALTTTGVIGTLAVPALAAEPAAEQTGLLPVITIGDSVAEQIDAQAAAQEQAAAEAAAEKKAEAAAKKRAEERAKEAREAKERAAREAERKRLNTYVVPISGSYVSTGYQAGGSLWSSGSHTGVDFHAASGTPVHAVGSGTVVEAGWGGAYGNQVVIKMNDGTYTQYGHLSSVAVSVGQTVTPGQQIALSGATGNVTGAHLHFEARTTAEYGTDIDPVAYLRSHGVSV; encoded by the coding sequence ATGGCGTTCACGCGCGCCACCGGGAAGCATCGTCGTCCCAGCCGGATGAAGCGCACCGCCGCCCACGCGACGGGCGTCGCGGCGCTCACCACGACCGGCGTCATCGGCACCCTGGCCGTTCCCGCGCTCGCCGCCGAGCCCGCGGCCGAGCAGACCGGCCTGCTCCCGGTGATCACCATCGGCGACTCGGTCGCCGAGCAGATAGACGCCCAGGCCGCCGCTCAGGAGCAGGCCGCGGCGGAGGCCGCCGCCGAGAAGAAGGCCGAGGCGGCCGCCAAGAAGCGCGCGGAGGAACGGGCCAAGGAGGCGCGCGAGGCCAAGGAGCGCGCCGCCCGCGAGGCCGAGCGCAAGCGTCTCAACACCTATGTGGTGCCGATCAGCGGCTCCTACGTCTCCACCGGCTACCAGGCCGGCGGCTCCCTGTGGTCCTCCGGCAGCCACACCGGTGTCGACTTCCACGCCGCGAGCGGTACGCCCGTGCACGCGGTCGGCTCCGGCACCGTGGTCGAGGCCGGCTGGGGTGGGGCGTACGGCAATCAAGTCGTGATCAAGATGAACGATGGTACGTACACCCAGTACGGTCACCTGTCGTCCGTCGCGGTCTCGGTGGGCCAGACGGTCACCCCGGGGCAGCAGATCGCCCTGTCCGGCGCCACCGGCAACGTCACCGGAGCGCATCTGCACTTCGAGGCCCGGACAACCGCGGAGTACGGCACGGACATCGATCCGGTCGCCTACCTCCGCTCGCACGGCGTCTCCGTCTGA
- a CDS encoding DUF5998 family protein — MDGMAKTSTTTQGLRAAIERSGYYPALVAEAVEAAVGGEPIRSYLVHQETTFDQNEVRRHVTVLVLTDHRFIVSHTDEQAADSTSPTPYATTSTESVKLDRISSVVVSRVVANPESYTPGTLPREVVLTIGWGAVSRIDLEPAACGDPNCEADHGYTGNSTADDLSLRVSEAGDGPDTVRQALAFAQAISEATADPAR; from the coding sequence ATGGACGGCATGGCCAAGACCAGTACGACGACCCAGGGGCTGCGTGCGGCGATCGAGCGCAGCGGCTACTACCCGGCCCTCGTGGCCGAGGCGGTGGAGGCCGCTGTGGGTGGCGAGCCCATCCGGTCGTACCTGGTCCATCAGGAGACGACGTTCGACCAGAACGAGGTGCGACGGCATGTGACCGTGCTCGTTCTCACCGACCACCGCTTCATCGTCAGCCACACCGACGAGCAGGCCGCCGACAGCACCTCCCCGACGCCGTACGCCACGACGTCGACGGAGTCGGTGAAGCTCGACCGGATCTCCTCGGTCGTGGTCAGCCGAGTGGTCGCCAACCCGGAGTCGTACACGCCGGGCACCCTCCCGCGCGAGGTCGTGCTGACCATCGGCTGGGGTGCCGTCTCCCGGATCGACCTGGAGCCCGCCGCCTGCGGCGACCCCAACTGCGAGGCCGACCACGGCTACACGGGCAACTCGACGGCGGACGACCTCAGCCTGCGCGTCAGCGAGGCCGGGGACGGCCCCGACACGGTCCGCCAGGCGCTCGCCTTCGCGCAGGCCATCTCCGAGGCGACCGCGGACCCCGCACGCTGA
- a CDS encoding alkaline phosphatase family protein produces MAQPAHAWDDHFEPLAVESAPRPEYGTGSLADLLPTLAAGIGVPGMTAAITELTPADRVCVFLIDGLGWEQLKAHPQEAPFMTSLLATSRGGTGRPLTAGYPATTATSLASVGTGLPPGVHGLPGYTVRNPATGELMNQLRWQPWTPPAPWQPYPTVFELAHRAGVHAAQVSSPAFERTPLTKVALSGGSFHGRLTGEERMDLAAEQLASGDRSLVYTYYAELDGAGHRFGLASDTWVGQLMYVDRLVQRLAEQLPPRSALYVTADHGMVDVPFDEQHRIDFDEDWELRAGVALLGGEGRARHVYAVPGAENDVLTCWREVLGEQFWVASRDEAIAAGWFGPHIDERVYARIGDVVAAARDDVLLIASEREPKESSMVGNHGSMTPAEQLVPLLEVRS; encoded by the coding sequence ATGGCCCAGCCCGCCCACGCCTGGGACGACCACTTCGAGCCCCTCGCCGTCGAATCCGCCCCCCGCCCCGAGTACGGCACGGGCTCGCTCGCCGACCTGCTGCCCACGCTGGCCGCGGGCATAGGCGTACCCGGCATGACCGCCGCGATCACCGAGCTGACCCCAGCCGACCGGGTCTGCGTGTTCCTGATCGACGGGCTCGGCTGGGAGCAGCTGAAGGCGCACCCCCAGGAAGCGCCCTTCATGACCTCGCTGCTCGCCACCTCACGCGGCGGCACGGGCCGTCCCCTCACCGCCGGCTACCCGGCGACCACCGCGACCTCCCTCGCCTCCGTCGGCACCGGCCTCCCGCCGGGCGTGCACGGCCTGCCGGGCTACACGGTGCGCAACCCGGCGACCGGCGAGCTGATGAACCAGCTCCGCTGGCAACCCTGGACGCCGCCGGCGCCCTGGCAGCCGTACCCCACGGTCTTCGAGCTGGCCCACCGCGCCGGCGTGCACGCCGCCCAGGTCTCGTCCCCCGCCTTCGAGCGCACCCCGCTGACGAAGGTCGCGCTCAGCGGCGGATCGTTCCACGGGCGGCTGACCGGCGAGGAGCGCATGGACCTCGCCGCGGAGCAGCTCGCCTCCGGGGACCGCAGCCTCGTCTACACGTACTACGCCGAACTCGACGGAGCCGGACACCGCTTCGGCCTCGCCTCCGACACCTGGGTCGGCCAGCTCATGTACGTCGACCGCCTCGTCCAGCGACTGGCCGAACAGCTGCCGCCGCGCAGCGCGCTGTACGTCACCGCCGATCACGGCATGGTCGACGTGCCCTTCGACGAGCAGCACCGCATCGACTTCGACGAGGACTGGGAGCTGCGCGCGGGCGTCGCCCTGCTGGGCGGCGAGGGCCGCGCACGCCACGTGTACGCGGTGCCGGGCGCCGAGAACGACGTACTGACCTGCTGGCGCGAGGTGCTCGGCGAGCAGTTCTGGGTGGCCTCGCGGGACGAGGCGATCGCGGCGGGCTGGTTCGGCCCGCACATCGACGAGCGGGTGTACGCGCGCATCGGCGACGTGGTCGCGGCCGCGCGCGACGACGTCCTGCTCATCGCCTCCGAGCGCGAGCCCAAGGAGTCCTCGATGGTCGGCAACCACGGCTCGATGACCCCTGCCGAGCAGCTGGTCCCGCTGCTCGAAGTACGCTCCTGA
- a CDS encoding VOC family protein — MTEARGSARRDGTAHARYTPGTPCWVSLMVHGLAATEEFYGTLFGWEFRPGPQQLGPYVRALLDGREVAGIGRLPADRHLPVAWTPYLASDDVDRTAETIRLCGGTVGVGPLDAEEAGRLAICSDPSGAVFGVWQGAAHRGTGIAGVPGTPAWHELLTFESESVAKFYGSVFGYEEEPVVSADIDYLTLHLDGRPVAGLHGLGMSLPRDRGPHWLTYFEVADMDEALDHVVGLGGHVLKPAHDSAHGRVATVADPEGACFALIQTARR; from the coding sequence ATGACCGAGGCACGGGGGTCGGCCCGCCGCGACGGCACAGCGCACGCCCGGTACACGCCCGGCACGCCCTGCTGGGTGAGCCTGATGGTGCACGGCCTGGCCGCGACCGAGGAGTTCTACGGGACTCTGTTCGGCTGGGAGTTCCGCCCCGGCCCGCAGCAGCTCGGCCCCTATGTACGGGCCCTGCTCGACGGCCGCGAGGTGGCGGGCATCGGCCGACTGCCCGCGGACCGGCATCTCCCCGTCGCCTGGACGCCCTACTTGGCCTCCGACGACGTCGACCGGACCGCTGAGACGATTCGCCTGTGCGGCGGCACGGTCGGCGTGGGCCCGCTCGACGCGGAGGAGGCGGGGCGCCTCGCCATCTGCTCGGACCCCTCGGGTGCCGTCTTCGGGGTCTGGCAGGGGGCGGCGCATCGCGGCACCGGCATCGCCGGAGTGCCCGGGACACCGGCCTGGCACGAGCTGCTGACCTTCGAGTCGGAGAGCGTCGCCAAGTTCTACGGGAGCGTCTTCGGCTACGAGGAGGAGCCCGTCGTCTCCGCGGACATCGACTACCTCACCCTGCACCTCGACGGCCGCCCGGTCGCCGGCCTGCACGGCCTGGGCATGTCGCTGCCCCGCGACCGGGGCCCGCACTGGTTGACGTACTTCGAAGTCGCCGACATGGACGAGGCGCTGGACCATGTCGTCGGACTGGGCGGACATGTCCTCAAACCGGCGCACGACAGCGCGCACGGGCGCGTGGCCACGGTCGCCGACCCCGAGGGCGCGTGCTTCGCGCTGATTCAGACGGCCCGGCGCTGA
- a CDS encoding M16 family metallopeptidase, with translation MPMGHTATAEAGSGGLTATEHRLENGLRVVLSEDHLTPVAAVCLWYDVGSRHEVKGRTGLAHLFEHLMFQGSAQVKGNGHFELVQGAGGSLNGTTSFERTNYFETMPTHQLELALWLEADRMGSLLAALDDESMENQRDVVKNERRQRYDNVPYGTAFEKLTALVYPEGHPYHHTPIGSMADLDAATLEDARAFFRTYYAPNNAVLSVVGDIDPVQTLAWIEKYFGSIASHDGKPAPRDGSLPEIIGGQLREIVEEEVPARALMAAYRLPHDGTRTCDAADLALTILGGGESSRLYNRLVRRDRTAVAAGFGLLRLAGAPSLGWLDVKTSGDVEVPVIEAAIDEELARFAEEGPTAEEMERAQAQLEREWLDRLGTVAGRADELCRYAVLFGDPKLALTAVQRVLEVTAEEVQEVAKARLRPDNRAVLVYEPTAPEATDDSDGAEAAATDDTEEAAQ, from the coding sequence ATGCCCATGGGTCACACGGCCACAGCCGAGGCAGGCTCCGGCGGCCTGACAGCGACTGAGCACCGCCTGGAAAACGGCCTGCGCGTGGTGCTCTCCGAGGACCACCTGACCCCGGTCGCGGCGGTGTGCCTCTGGTACGACGTCGGCTCGCGCCACGAGGTCAAGGGACGCACCGGTCTGGCTCACCTTTTCGAGCACTTGATGTTCCAGGGCTCCGCCCAGGTCAAGGGCAACGGACACTTCGAGCTGGTGCAGGGCGCGGGTGGCTCGCTCAACGGCACCACCAGCTTCGAGCGCACCAACTACTTCGAGACCATGCCCACCCATCAGCTGGAGCTCGCCCTCTGGCTGGAGGCCGACCGCATGGGCTCCCTGCTCGCCGCCCTGGACGACGAGTCCATGGAGAACCAGCGGGACGTCGTCAAGAACGAGCGCCGGCAGCGCTACGACAACGTCCCCTACGGGACCGCCTTCGAGAAGCTCACCGCCCTCGTCTACCCGGAGGGGCACCCCTACCACCACACGCCGATCGGCTCCATGGCCGACCTGGACGCGGCGACCCTGGAGGACGCGCGCGCGTTCTTCCGCACGTACTACGCGCCCAACAACGCGGTGCTCTCGGTCGTCGGTGACATCGACCCGGTGCAGACGCTGGCCTGGATCGAGAAGTACTTCGGCTCCATCGCCTCGCACGACGGCAAGCCCGCCCCGCGCGACGGCTCGCTGCCCGAGATCATCGGCGGGCAGCTGCGCGAGATCGTCGAGGAGGAGGTCCCGGCGCGCGCCCTGATGGCCGCCTACCGGCTCCCGCACGACGGCACGCGCACGTGCGACGCGGCCGACCTCGCGCTGACCATCCTCGGCGGCGGCGAGTCGTCCCGCCTGTACAACCGGCTGGTACGACGGGACCGTACGGCGGTCGCGGCCGGGTTCGGCCTGCTGCGGCTGGCCGGAGCGCCTTCCCTGGGGTGGCTGGACGTGAAGACGTCCGGGGACGTCGAGGTGCCGGTCATCGAGGCCGCCATCGACGAGGAGCTCGCCCGGTTCGCCGAGGAGGGCCCGACGGCCGAGGAAATGGAGCGCGCCCAGGCCCAGTTGGAGCGTGAATGGCTGGACCGGCTCGGCACGGTCGCCGGCCGCGCCGACGAACTGTGCCGGTACGCCGTGCTGTTCGGCGACCCGAAGCTCGCCCTCACGGCCGTCCAGCGCGTGCTCGAAGTGACGGCCGAGGAGGTTCAGGAGGTCGCCAAGGCCCGCCTGCGGCCCGACAACCGCGCGGTGCTGGTCTACGAGCCCACCGCCCCCGAAGCCACCGACGACAGCGACGGCGCCGAAGCCGCCGCCACCGACGACACCGAGGAGGCTGCCCAGTGA